In Streptomyces sp. NBC_00483, a single window of DNA contains:
- a CDS encoding conjugal transfer protein: MSTAARKELSKAQKVVLTAAFVPMLATGVFGGIGTYSNISGAYGTGTALGAVAAGEGATAVLALVLLGLTMLGQSSPRIVRLGLWALPAAASAMAAMAADDPGTTVIYAITPMGMCVSAEGMAFLARRIAVHTEGRDAEGERHAVETVQRLAYHRARAANHPDKRVRNRSDRASWRLARKVGVGDAALGSRLLDVQRERVTVGADAALGSMFRLTSDALPIEGANAEESTEAATKRSTADLPESTLAPITGNPTVLPRAVQVGFLKSTLPSKPVKAIESTPVVPIERRAVPAESSRRRRATGRVPDVAKPTRTKRTADQLLSEARAVTADWPDAKLTAEGIRRELHTSPANARTLRETLRAERAQAA; this comes from the coding sequence ATGAGCACTGCGGCCCGCAAGGAACTGAGCAAGGCTCAAAAGGTCGTACTCACCGCGGCGTTCGTGCCGATGCTCGCCACCGGGGTGTTCGGCGGGATCGGTACCTACTCCAACATCAGCGGCGCCTACGGCACCGGTACCGCGCTCGGGGCCGTGGCTGCGGGCGAGGGCGCCACCGCCGTGCTCGCCCTGGTCCTGCTCGGGCTGACGATGCTGGGGCAGTCCTCGCCGCGCATCGTGCGCCTCGGGCTGTGGGCGCTGCCGGCCGCCGCGTCGGCGATGGCCGCGATGGCGGCCGACGATCCGGGCACCACGGTCATCTACGCCATCACCCCGATGGGCATGTGCGTCTCTGCGGAGGGCATGGCGTTCCTCGCCCGTCGGATCGCGGTGCACACCGAGGGGCGCGACGCGGAGGGTGAGCGGCATGCGGTCGAGACCGTGCAGCGGCTCGCCTACCACCGGGCCCGCGCCGCCAACCACCCCGACAAGCGCGTCCGCAACCGCTCCGATCGGGCATCGTGGCGGTTGGCGCGCAAGGTCGGGGTCGGGGATGCGGCGCTCGGATCGAGGCTGCTCGATGTGCAGCGCGAGCGCGTCACGGTCGGCGCGGACGCCGCACTCGGATCGATGTTCCGCCTCACCTCGGACGCCTTGCCGATCGAGGGTGCGAATGCGGAGGAATCCACCGAGGCCGCAACGAAACGGTCTACGGCTGACCTGCCCGAATCGACCCTCGCACCGATCACCGGCAACCCGACCGTGCTGCCCCGCGCGGTGCAGGTCGGGTTCCTGAAGTCGACACTGCCGAGTAAGCCGGTGAAGGCCATCGAGTCGACTCCGGTCGTCCCGATCGAGCGCCGCGCCGTTCCTGCCGAATCGAGCAGGCGGCGCCGCGCCACCGGCCGCGTGCCGGACGTCGCGAAGCCGACTCGGACCAAGCGCACCGCCGATCAACTGCTGAGTGAGGCGCGCGCGGTGACGGCGGATTGGCCGGACGCGAAGTTGACCGCTGAGGGCATCCGTCGCGAGCTGCACACGTCGCCCGCGAATGCCCGCACGCTGCGCGAGACGCTGCGTGCCGAGCGCGCTCAAGCCGCGTGA
- a CDS encoding RRQRL motif-containing zinc-binding protein translates to MGTAYSKCYDPTGARYGIPTYPWRYAPDGLATRRQLRAKGLRPAGQPVCAQLMLRHRGRKSGALVAYLYRVDLAKPVRPMTSRKWGALALAMLARQTCPVCSVTYSYCLPTSLGMCLLCHDEQLSNAA, encoded by the coding sequence ATGGGCACCGCCTACAGCAAGTGCTACGACCCGACGGGCGCGCGTTACGGGATACCGACGTACCCGTGGCGCTACGCCCCGGACGGGTTGGCCACCCGCCGGCAGCTCCGCGCCAAGGGACTGCGGCCGGCCGGACAGCCGGTCTGTGCCCAACTGATGCTGCGTCACCGGGGCCGGAAGTCCGGCGCCCTGGTCGCCTACCTGTACCGGGTCGACCTGGCGAAGCCGGTGCGGCCGATGACCTCGCGCAAGTGGGGCGCCCTCGCGCTGGCGATGCTCGCCCGCCAAACGTGCCCCGTCTGCTCGGTGACCTACAGCTACTGCCTGCCGACCTCGCTCGGCATGTGCCTGCTCTGCCACGACGAGCAGCTCTCAAACGCCGCTTGA
- a CDS encoding cell division protein FtsK: MTEIDVSGPPVEAPEDETEEATAQVLPFLRKETAPTPSTVAESEEEAKPGEWEADLPDTDDPEAEGLTEGAEVDPPKEAYPPSVAEWMEAKDKARLPVLPDWVKLPDQRKAVRKWAVRHYSTMVGYHAVRLPVVYTPKIVAYSPIGAWRWSTAIGRWVFDAEGKALRLASVVKEDAAEYLRLSHQRNDRVRLRGIVATLGTFVALSAALTLYVMAPSWLLMLAIAALTTALGAAGAPADRPLIDRAKVTFRKRKLSSDIVIRAHEVAGLTEKDMSVAFPRPIGRDGDGWRVVVDLPYGKHFKDALKAHGRLASGMDIAPTQLFMDPDETSNRRVSYWIADRDPLAVPSGKSPLLGATRVDFWKPFPWGVDERGNPVMATMLWLSLLVGAVPRQGKTFSARTIALAAALDPHVRLYVFDGKASPDWRKFALVAHRIAFGIVPKNGFDPVAHLLASLRELKGDVEDRYHRLSELPLHICPEGKLTPEISRDKKLNMPLTLFVVDEVQEYLQHPEHGKEILALLVYLARVAPAVGVSVMTSTQKPDDKACPSELRDQHQARFALRVGAYQVSDTILGAGSYSEGLDASKLLKSHKGVGLLKGMSDDAGIVRTYFADGGDAKQILTRAVALREAEGTVTGDAAGQAPAAENAATVLDDVAQVLGKGETKVWSETIVDRLADLRPDVYGAWAGLEPKAKAEALTAALKPHGIGTEQISRRINGKVVNKRGIKRDDLAHAITQRNEKRDAG; encoded by the coding sequence ATGACTGAGATCGACGTGTCCGGTCCGCCTGTTGAGGCACCGGAAGACGAGACCGAGGAAGCCACGGCGCAGGTTCTGCCGTTCCTGCGCAAGGAGACCGCCCCCACTCCGTCGACCGTGGCGGAGTCGGAGGAGGAGGCGAAGCCGGGTGAGTGGGAGGCCGACCTCCCCGACACCGACGACCCGGAGGCCGAGGGCCTGACCGAGGGCGCGGAGGTCGACCCGCCCAAGGAGGCGTATCCGCCGTCGGTGGCGGAGTGGATGGAGGCCAAGGACAAGGCCCGCCTGCCCGTGCTGCCGGACTGGGTGAAGCTGCCCGACCAGCGCAAGGCCGTGCGGAAGTGGGCGGTGCGGCACTACTCGACGATGGTCGGCTACCACGCGGTGCGCCTGCCGGTTGTCTACACCCCGAAGATCGTGGCGTACTCGCCGATCGGGGCGTGGCGCTGGTCGACCGCGATCGGCCGGTGGGTGTTCGACGCCGAGGGCAAGGCCCTGCGCCTCGCCTCCGTCGTCAAGGAGGACGCCGCCGAGTACCTGCGCCTGTCCCACCAGCGCAACGACCGGGTGCGGCTGCGCGGCATCGTCGCCACGCTCGGCACGTTCGTCGCACTGTCCGCCGCCCTCACGCTCTACGTGATGGCGCCGTCGTGGCTGCTCATGCTGGCCATCGCCGCGCTGACCACGGCACTGGGAGCGGCAGGGGCGCCGGCCGATCGGCCGCTGATCGACCGCGCGAAGGTGACCTTCCGCAAGCGCAAGTTGTCCTCGGACATCGTGATCCGCGCCCATGAGGTGGCGGGGCTGACCGAGAAGGACATGTCCGTCGCCTTCCCCCGCCCGATCGGCCGCGACGGCGACGGGTGGCGCGTGGTCGTCGACCTGCCCTACGGCAAGCACTTCAAGGACGCGCTCAAGGCCCACGGCCGCCTCGCCTCCGGCATGGACATCGCACCGACGCAACTGTTCATGGACCCGGACGAGACGAGCAACCGCCGTGTCTCGTACTGGATCGCGGACCGTGACCCGCTCGCGGTCCCGTCGGGCAAGTCGCCGCTGCTCGGGGCGACACGGGTGGACTTTTGGAAGCCGTTCCCGTGGGGTGTCGACGAGCGCGGCAACCCCGTGATGGCGACCATGCTGTGGCTGTCGCTGCTGGTCGGCGCGGTGCCGAGGCAGGGCAAGACGTTCTCCGCGCGCACCATCGCACTCGCCGCCGCCCTCGATCCTCACGTGCGCCTGTACGTGTTCGACGGCAAGGCGTCGCCGGACTGGCGCAAGTTCGCGCTGGTCGCGCACCGGATCGCGTTCGGCATCGTGCCCAAGAACGGCTTCGACCCGGTGGCCCACCTGCTCGCCTCCTTGCGGGAGTTGAAGGGGGATGTGGAGGACCGCTACCACCGGCTCTCGGAACTGCCGCTGCACATCTGCCCCGAGGGCAAGCTCACCCCGGAGATCAGCCGGGACAAGAAGCTGAACATGCCGCTCACGCTGTTCGTCGTCGACGAGGTGCAGGAGTACTTGCAGCACCCCGAGCACGGCAAGGAGATCCTGGCCCTGCTCGTCTACCTCGCCCGCGTCGCCCCCGCGGTCGGCGTCTCGGTGATGACGTCGACGCAGAAGCCGGACGACAAGGCCTGCCCGTCCGAGCTGCGTGACCAGCACCAGGCCCGGTTCGCGCTGCGGGTCGGCGCCTACCAGGTCTCGGACACCATCCTCGGTGCGGGCTCGTACTCGGAAGGCCTGGACGCGTCCAAGCTGCTCAAGTCCCACAAGGGAGTTGGCCTGCTCAAGGGCATGTCGGACGATGCCGGGATCGTGCGGACGTATTTCGCCGATGGCGGGGACGCCAAGCAGATCCTGACTCGCGCCGTCGCCCTGCGCGAGGCCGAGGGCACCGTGACCGGTGACGCTGCCGGGCAGGCGCCGGCCGCCGAGAACGCCGCGACCGTGCTCGATGACGTCGCGCAGGTGCTCGGCAAGGGCGAGACCAAGGTGTGGTCCGAGACCATCGTCGACCGACTCGCCGACCTGCGCCCCGACGTCTACGGCGCGTGGGCCGGGCTGGAGCCCAAGGCCAAGGCCGAAGCGCTCACCGCGGCCCTCAAGCCGCACGGCATCGGCACCGAGCAGATCAGCCGCCGCATCAACGGCAAGGTCGTCAACAAGCGCGGCATCAAGCGCGACGACCTCGCCCACGCGATTACCCAGCGCAACGAAAAGCGGGATGCCGGATAG
- a CDS encoding bifunctional DNA primase/polymerase, with product MTQPTDTRRERARGDGLSGHLQTALNLAASGVPVLPLRAGKVPFGNCAMCANNACGGRPNMKTAGPCHCPRPCHAWAAATTDPHIIGSGIWRRAWVQAAAVAYHPGGAGLTVVDLDDADAVTWARETLPATRAVPTTRGEHWIYRGPMRSANAVRPGVDIKSLMQYARWLGPGTGAMAALPDAVRALVETEETTPAPGEVVSSSPGRATWEVSVATGCRHTSKYVRTGLERGVAKVRAHAESGAGSQAFGAARFLARQHEQCSGPCGLDALADAIVTAAMSVGVPEPYARRAVANGLHTSAARAA from the coding sequence ATGACTCAACCCACCGACACCCGACGAGAGCGCGCCCGTGGTGACGGCCTGAGCGGGCATCTACAAACGGCCCTGAACCTCGCCGCATCCGGCGTGCCGGTCCTGCCGCTGCGGGCCGGGAAGGTGCCGTTCGGCAACTGCGCGATGTGTGCGAACAATGCGTGCGGCGGCCGACCGAACATGAAGACCGCCGGGCCCTGCCACTGCCCCCGCCCCTGCCACGCATGGGCCGCCGCCACCACAGACCCGCACATCATCGGCTCTGGTATCTGGCGCCGTGCATGGGTGCAGGCCGCTGCGGTCGCCTACCACCCAGGCGGCGCCGGGCTCACGGTCGTCGATCTCGACGACGCCGACGCCGTCACCTGGGCCCGCGAGACCCTGCCCGCGACCCGGGCTGTCCCGACGACGCGCGGGGAGCACTGGATCTACCGGGGGCCGATGCGTTCGGCCAACGCTGTACGTCCTGGCGTCGACATCAAATCCCTCATGCAGTACGCCCGTTGGCTCGGGCCCGGCACCGGCGCCATGGCCGCGCTGCCGGATGCTGTGCGCGCCCTGGTCGAGACAGAAGAGACCACCCCCGCCCCGGGGGAGGTGGTCTCTTCTTCCCCGGGGCGCGCCACGTGGGAGGTGAGCGTCGCCACCGGGTGCCGCCACACCTCGAAGTACGTGCGCACCGGTCTGGAACGAGGGGTGGCCAAGGTCCGTGCGCACGCCGAATCCGGCGCCGGATCGCAGGCATTCGGCGCTGCCCGCTTCCTCGCCCGACAGCACGAGCAGTGCTCCGGACCATGCGGCCTGGACGCCCTTGCCGACGCCATCGTGACCGCCGCCATGTCGGTCGGTGTGCCCGAACCGTACGCGCGGCGTGCAGTCGCCAACGGCCTCCACACGAGCGCAGCGAGGGCGGCATGA
- a CDS encoding YfjI family protein: MTTHPVDSPDLWVGLPALDDPPATVWEDPVPLTGPRKLTDFPTAALPGWLGEFVAATAEETQTPVDLAGCIALSVLATAAGGRAVVQVRGNWREPTNLFVVVSLPPANRKSAVFGLLTDPLYDAEAQLLTLTQPAIVEAQMTARLAKEAADKAAGKAASASADERDEMVATAIALAQTAETVAVPAEPQLLADDATAETVTSRMAEQGGRISVMSAEGDIFDIIAGRYSGAPNMGVFLKGHAGDRLRVDRQTRKEYIEHPALTMGLCVQPQVLDAIGQQGAFKGRGLLGRFLYSVPESLVGRRKSNPDPIPETVKETYRRHVIDLTLFLADWTDPAVIQLSPEADAALLAFQERVEPMLAARGGSLGHIADWAGKLVGATARIAALLHLARHLTKGHTMPVAEETMRDAIALAEYFSSHGLAAFDSMGADPTTERARSVLEALRANRWHEVSKRDLMVKLSRSEFPTANDLDPVLALLEEHGYVRAQPIHRTGGRGRPPSPRYAVHPRLTDPTP; this comes from the coding sequence ATGACCACACACCCTGTGGACAGTCCCGACCTGTGGGTCGGACTGCCCGCCCTCGACGATCCGCCCGCCACCGTGTGGGAGGACCCCGTCCCCCTCACCGGGCCGCGCAAGCTGACCGACTTCCCCACTGCCGCTCTGCCCGGGTGGTTGGGGGAGTTCGTGGCCGCGACCGCGGAGGAGACACAGACCCCCGTCGACCTGGCCGGGTGCATCGCGTTGTCGGTGCTTGCCACCGCGGCAGGGGGCCGCGCGGTGGTGCAGGTGCGCGGGAACTGGCGCGAGCCCACCAACCTGTTCGTGGTCGTCTCGCTCCCGCCGGCCAACCGCAAGTCGGCTGTCTTCGGCCTACTCACCGACCCGCTGTACGACGCGGAGGCACAGCTCCTCACGCTGACCCAACCGGCCATCGTGGAAGCCCAGATGACCGCACGTCTCGCCAAGGAAGCCGCCGACAAGGCCGCGGGCAAGGCGGCCTCCGCGAGCGCGGACGAGCGGGACGAGATGGTCGCCACGGCCATCGCACTCGCGCAGACCGCGGAGACCGTGGCCGTGCCCGCCGAACCCCAACTGCTCGCTGACGACGCGACCGCTGAAACGGTCACCTCGCGCATGGCGGAGCAGGGCGGCCGGATCTCCGTCATGTCTGCGGAGGGCGACATCTTCGACATCATCGCGGGCCGCTACTCCGGCGCCCCCAACATGGGCGTGTTCCTCAAGGGCCACGCCGGGGACCGGCTGCGCGTGGACCGCCAGACCCGCAAGGAGTACATCGAACACCCCGCCCTGACCATGGGTCTGTGCGTTCAGCCCCAGGTGTTGGACGCCATCGGGCAACAGGGCGCGTTCAAGGGTCGCGGCTTGCTCGGACGCTTCCTGTACTCCGTCCCCGAATCCCTGGTCGGCCGCCGCAAGTCCAACCCCGACCCCATCCCTGAGACGGTCAAGGAGACCTACCGGCGCCACGTCATCGACCTGACGCTGTTCCTCGCGGACTGGACCGACCCCGCCGTTATTCAGCTCAGCCCCGAGGCCGATGCCGCTCTGCTCGCCTTCCAGGAGCGCGTGGAACCCATGCTCGCGGCACGCGGCGGCTCCCTCGGGCACATCGCCGACTGGGCAGGCAAGTTGGTCGGAGCTACCGCCCGCATCGCCGCCCTGCTCCACCTCGCACGGCACCTCACCAAGGGGCACACGATGCCCGTGGCCGAAGAGACGATGCGCGACGCCATCGCACTCGCCGAATACTTCAGCAGCCACGGCCTCGCCGCGTTCGACTCCATGGGCGCCGACCCCACCACCGAGCGCGCCCGCAGCGTCCTGGAAGCCCTGCGCGCCAATCGGTGGCACGAGGTCAGCAAGCGCGACCTCATGGTCAAGCTCTCCCGCTCCGAGTTCCCCACCGCCAACGACCTCGACCCGGTGCTGGCCCTACTCGAAGAACACGGCTACGTGCGCGCACAGCCGATCCACCGCACCGGAGGACGCGGCCGACCGCCCTCCCCGCGCTACGCCGTGCACCCCCGCCTGACCGACCCGACCCCCTGA
- a CDS encoding excisionase family DNA-binding protein — MRDTANAEALSTDDPTLVLLTVEEAARRLSIGRTYCFRLLALGELDSVTLGRARRVPADAVVEFGRKLRAKQCRGPVAIDLKGVAA; from the coding sequence ATGCGAGACACAGCAAACGCAGAGGCGCTCAGCACTGATGACCCCACCTTGGTTCTACTCACCGTTGAGGAGGCCGCGAGGCGTCTGAGCATCGGCCGTACGTACTGCTTTCGGCTGCTCGCCTTGGGGGAACTGGACTCCGTCACGCTCGGCCGCGCGAGGCGCGTGCCGGCAGACGCCGTAGTCGAGTTCGGCCGCAAGTTGAGGGCGAAGCAGTGCCGGGGGCCGGTAGCCATCGACCTGAAGGGCGTTGCCGCGTGA
- a CDS encoding tyrosine-type recombinase/integrase has protein sequence MSEKKKGTRRANGESAIYLGKDGRWHARVPMGYKDNGEPYRRHVTRKTRSLLVDEVRRLEKQRDQGAAKQPGKPWTVDKWLLHWVENIAKPVVSENTYDGYEVAVRVHLVPGIGKHRIDRLEPEHLESLYRRMQQSGSKAGTAHQAHRTARTALGEAVRRGHTAKNAASLAKPPRVEEDEHEVEPYSVEEVQRLLFEVSKLRNSARWMLALALGLRQGETLGLRWSDVDLDNEYLKLRRNRLRPKYAHGCGENEPCGRKAGYCPERVNVRRETKNTKSRAGRRAVPLPGPIVVMLRAHADEQARERKAAGNLWTESEYVFTKLLGGPLSPNTDYHDWKDLLEAAGVREGRLHDARHTAGTVLMLLGVPDRVIDQIMGWEPGGAARMRARYLHVTDPMLKEAARKVGEAIWGAAEKPAVDKDQDNDG, from the coding sequence GTGAGTGAGAAGAAGAAGGGCACTCGCCGGGCGAACGGCGAATCGGCTATCTACCTGGGCAAGGACGGTCGTTGGCACGCCCGCGTGCCGATGGGCTACAAGGACAACGGTGAGCCCTACCGCAGGCACGTCACACGGAAGACTCGCTCGTTGCTGGTCGACGAAGTGCGGCGCCTGGAGAAGCAGCGCGACCAAGGTGCAGCGAAGCAGCCCGGAAAACCGTGGACGGTCGACAAGTGGCTGTTGCACTGGGTCGAGAACATCGCCAAGCCGGTTGTCAGCGAGAACACCTACGACGGGTACGAAGTGGCGGTTCGCGTGCACCTCGTACCCGGCATCGGGAAGCACCGCATCGACCGGTTGGAGCCTGAGCACCTGGAGTCCCTCTACCGCCGCATGCAACAGAGCGGGAGCAAGGCAGGGACGGCCCACCAGGCGCACCGGACCGCCCGGACCGCCCTCGGGGAGGCCGTACGCCGTGGCCACACGGCGAAGAACGCCGCTTCCCTGGCGAAGCCGCCCCGCGTCGAAGAAGACGAACACGAGGTGGAGCCGTACTCCGTGGAGGAGGTGCAGCGCCTTCTCTTCGAAGTCAGCAAGCTGCGGAACAGCGCGCGGTGGATGCTCGCGTTGGCGCTCGGCCTGCGGCAGGGAGAAACCCTCGGCCTGCGCTGGTCGGACGTCGACCTGGACAACGAGTACTTGAAGCTGCGGCGCAATCGTCTGCGCCCGAAGTACGCACACGGATGCGGGGAGAACGAACCCTGCGGACGGAAGGCCGGGTACTGCCCGGAGCGCGTGAACGTCCGGCGCGAGACCAAGAACACCAAGTCGCGGGCCGGGCGCCGGGCGGTTCCTCTGCCCGGCCCGATCGTGGTCATGCTTCGTGCACACGCCGACGAGCAGGCGCGCGAGCGCAAGGCGGCCGGCAACCTCTGGACCGAGTCGGAGTACGTGTTCACCAAGCTGTTGGGCGGGCCGCTGAGCCCGAACACGGACTACCACGACTGGAAGGACCTGTTGGAAGCCGCCGGAGTCCGCGAAGGACGGCTCCACGATGCTCGGCACACAGCCGGAACGGTGCTGATGCTGCTGGGGGTCCCGGACCGGGTCATCGACCAGATCATGGGTTGGGAACCTGGCGGCGCCGCGCGTATGCGAGCGCGGTACCTCCACGTGACCGACCCCATGCTCAAGGAGGCGGCTCGGAAGGTCGGAGAGGCGATCTGGGGCGCCGCTGAAAAGCCCGCTGTGGACAAAGACCAGGACAACGACGGCTGA
- a CDS encoding DNA polymerase III subunit gamma and tau, whose protein sequence is MSSLALYRRYRPESFAEVIGQEHVTDPLQQALRNNRVNHAYLFSGPRGCGKTTSARILARCLNCAQGPTPNPCGECQSCQDLARNGPGSIDVIEIDAASHGGVDDARDLREKAFFGPASSRYKIYIIDEAHMVTSAGFNALLKVVEEPPEHLKFIFATTEPEKVIGTIRSRTHHYPFRLVPPGTLRDYLGEVCGKEAMAVEEGVLPLVVRAGAGSVRDSMSVMDQLLAGAGDDGVTYAMATGLLGYTDGSLLDSVVEAFATGDGAAAFEVVDRVIEGGNDPRRFVADLLERLRDLVILAAVPDAGEKGLIDAPADVVERMQAQAGTFGAAELSRAADLVNEGLTELRGANAPRLQLELICARVLLPAAYNDERSVMARLDRIERGGVFTPGGQGPAPSMAYVPGPDAHAAPPAPPMQAPAPVVEPGGGPAAARAAVRGGGPGGGPGAAQAPAQAAPMAPQAQAPAAPAPAPTQAQAPAPAPAPSPTPAPAPPAEAQPAPAATPGSWPTAAPAGGGAGRKPGGWPTAAAAGSGQPPAPAAPQAAAPAPAPTPTPQQSAPAPMAAAPAGGPDPRTLWPNILEAVKNKRRFTWILLSQNAQVTGFDGTTLQLGFVNAGARDNFVSSGSEDVLKAALSEQFGANWKIDAVVDTSGGGGAPPPPGPGGGYGGGGGYGGGGYAPAPAPAPAPAPAPAPDRSQSSAAQPAPPSAEPAPAPAPQEPPRRSVSVEDDIPEDDDPDLDEKSLSGHDLIVRELGATVVEEFTNE, encoded by the coding sequence GTGTCGTCTCTCGCGCTCTACCGCCGTTACCGCCCGGAGTCGTTCGCCGAGGTCATCGGGCAGGAACATGTAACCGACCCGCTGCAGCAGGCGCTGCGGAACAACCGGGTCAATCACGCGTACCTGTTTTCGGGCCCGCGCGGCTGCGGCAAGACGACCAGCGCGCGCATCCTGGCCCGCTGTCTCAACTGTGCGCAGGGTCCCACCCCGAATCCGTGCGGGGAGTGCCAGTCGTGCCAGGACCTCGCGCGCAACGGGCCGGGTTCGATCGACGTCATCGAGATCGACGCCGCTTCGCACGGTGGTGTGGACGACGCCCGTGATCTGCGCGAGAAGGCCTTCTTCGGGCCCGCCTCCAGCCGCTACAAGATCTACATCATCGACGAGGCCCACATGGTCACGTCGGCGGGATTCAACGCGCTGCTGAAGGTGGTCGAGGAGCCGCCGGAGCACCTCAAGTTCATCTTCGCGACCACCGAGCCCGAGAAGGTCATCGGGACGATCCGGTCCAGGACGCACCACTACCCCTTCCGGCTCGTGCCGCCGGGGACGCTGCGCGACTACCTGGGCGAGGTGTGCGGCAAGGAGGCCATGGCGGTCGAGGAGGGTGTGCTGCCGCTCGTCGTCCGGGCCGGCGCGGGATCCGTGCGTGACTCCATGTCCGTCATGGACCAGCTGCTCGCCGGCGCGGGTGACGACGGTGTGACGTATGCCATGGCGACCGGTCTGCTCGGGTACACGGACGGTTCGCTGCTCGACTCCGTCGTCGAGGCGTTCGCCACCGGTGACGGTGCCGCGGCCTTCGAGGTCGTGGACCGGGTCATCGAGGGCGGCAACGACCCGCGGCGCTTCGTGGCCGACCTGCTCGAGCGGCTGCGGGACCTCGTGATCCTGGCCGCCGTTCCCGACGCCGGGGAGAAGGGGCTCATCGACGCCCCGGCCGATGTGGTGGAGCGGATGCAGGCGCAGGCGGGCACGTTCGGCGCCGCCGAGCTCAGCCGGGCCGCCGATCTCGTCAACGAGGGCCTGACCGAGTTGCGCGGCGCCAACGCTCCGCGGCTCCAGCTCGAGCTGATCTGCGCGCGCGTGCTGCTGCCCGCGGCGTACAACGACGAACGTTCGGTCATGGCCCGCCTCGACCGCATCGAGCGCGGCGGAGTCTTCACTCCGGGCGGGCAGGGGCCCGCGCCCTCCATGGCGTACGTTCCCGGGCCCGATGCCCATGCCGCTCCCCCCGCTCCCCCCATGCAGGCGCCTGCGCCCGTCGTCGAGCCGGGTGGCGGGCCCGCGGCGGCTCGGGCCGCGGTGCGAGGAGGCGGGCCGGGTGGCGGCCCCGGTGCGGCTCAGGCCCCGGCTCAGGCGGCGCCGATGGCTCCGCAGGCCCAGGCCCCCGCTGCTCCGGCTCCAGCTCCGACCCAGGCCCAGGCTCCGGCCCCGGCTCCCGCGCCGAGCCCCACCCCGGCTCCCGCCCCGCCCGCGGAGGCCCAGCCCGCCCCGGCCGCCACCCCCGGCTCCTGGCCCACTGCCGCCCCGGCAGGCGGCGGTGCCGGTCGCAAGCCCGGCGGGTGGCCCACGGCCGCGGCCGCGGGTTCCGGCCAGCCGCCCGCCCCGGCCGCACCGCAGGCGGCGGCCCCGGCCCCCGCGCCGACCCCCACCCCGCAGCAGTCGGCCCCCGCGCCCATGGCGGCGGCCCCGGCCGGCGGCCCTGACCCCCGTACGCTCTGGCCGAACATCCTGGAGGCGGTCAAGAACAAGCGCCGCTTCACCTGGATCCTGCTCAGTCAGAACGCGCAGGTCACGGGCTTCGACGGCACCACACTCCAGCTCGGCTTCGTGAACGCGGGCGCCCGTGACAACTTCGTGAGCAGCGGCAGCGAGGACGTGCTGAAGGCGGCACTGTCCGAGCAGTTCGGGGCGAACTGGAAGATCGACGCCGTCGTCGACACCTCGGGCGGAGGCGGCGCACCCCCGCCGCCCGGCCCCGGCGGCGGATACGGCGGCGGCGGTGGCTACGGCGGAGGCGGCTACGCGCCCGCCCCGGCACCGGCACCCGCCCCGGCCCCCGCTCCCGCCCCGGACCGGTCCCAGTCGTCCGCCGCCCAGCCCGCTCCGCCCAGCGCGGAGCCCGCCCCGGCCCCCGCTCCTCAGGAACCGCCCCGCCGCTCGGTGTCGGTGGAGGACGACATCCCGGAGGACGACGACCCGGACCTCGACGAGAAATCCCTGTCGGGCCACGACCTGATCGTCCGCGAACTGGGCGCGACGGTGGTCGAGGAGTTCACGAACGAGTAG